The Streptomyces sp. NBC_01363 region GATGGCGATCAACGGAGACGTTCTGACCGTGGGACGGACCAGCCGGACGGACGCCTTCCGGGTCAGTGACGGCAAGGCGCTGTGGGGCAAACTGCCGGGCAACTGCCAGCCGTTCGGCTTCGCGAGCGGCCCGCTGGGGATCGCCGCGGCCAGCTGCCAGACGGCGGCCGACGACCACAAGGAACAGCTGGTGGAGCGGATCGACCCGGTCAGCGGGAAGGTCCGGTGGAAGTACAAGGTCAAGAAGGGCTGGCAGGTCGACCAGTTCTACTCGGTCAGTCCACTGGTCGTCTCCCTGAGGAAGGGGGAGAAGAACTGGGCCATCGCGGTGCTCAACTCCGATGGCACGTACCGGTCCCAGCTGGTTGGTGGCACCGACGACTACGAGACGCGGTGCGGCGGCGACCTGCTCACCCGGGGCAAGAACGTCGACAACTGCCTGGGGGTCGCGGCGGACGCGAACACCTTCTACATGGCGACGAAGCCCGAGTACGTCGGCTCCGACATGACCAACGCGGTCGTCGCCTTCGACCTGGGCACCGGCAAGTCCAAGTGGAAGGTTGCGGCACCTGCCGGGCAGACCCTGATGCCGATGCGGATGGAGGGCGGCAAGGTGCTGATCTACATGGGCGCGACCAAGGGCAAGGGGGGCGGCGTCATGTCGCTCGCCCCGACAGGCGGCACCCTCCAGCCGGTCCTGCGGCATCCGGCGTCGGCGGCCGAGGTGGAGCGCGGCTTCTCCACTCCCCGGGTCGCCTACGTGAACGGGCGCTCCCTGCTCATGCATGCCTTCGTCAGCGGAGTCACCGACGAGGAAGAGATCGCGATGAAGACCATGGTCTCTTTCGGCGACTGACCGACTGACCGACTGACCGACTGGCTCGCCGATTGGTCGG contains the following coding sequences:
- a CDS encoding PQQ-binding-like beta-propeller repeat protein, whose product is MTQPPGQQPPQGGFGAPYEPQPGQYGQPPQPYGQPPQPYGQQAPGGYGGPGRGGRFKGKPAVVVAAVLAVCLIVGGGVWFATSEGDGDREKKPVAGQPSSSPPADDGKGKGKGKGKDKAVVDRDTTEKLNAGRKSGEAKVLWIQKNGVDLPRNGSDAYGPWIVGDIVVKAMYRTVSGYSAVDGTRKWSLRLPSDVCAAPTQPTADGKIVIGIERGTASDASCESLQMIDLASGKAGWRKSYERPGLWDGFSDVAMAINGDVLTVGRTSRTDAFRVSDGKALWGKLPGNCQPFGFASGPLGIAAASCQTAADDHKEQLVERIDPVSGKVRWKYKVKKGWQVDQFYSVSPLVVSLRKGEKNWAIAVLNSDGTYRSQLVGGTDDYETRCGGDLLTRGKNVDNCLGVAADANTFYMATKPEYVGSDMTNAVVAFDLGTGKSKWKVAAPAGQTLMPMRMEGGKVLIYMGATKGKGGGVMSLAPTGGTLQPVLRHPASAAEVERGFSTPRVAYVNGRSLLMHAFVSGVTDEEEIAMKTMVSFGD